The genome window CTGCGTTTATCCGGTGGCTTGAATTCATGAAGCCAGAATTCGCCACGATGAATCAATCGATCCATACCTGTTCTCCGATCCACTCGCTGGCCTCGCGATCACACTCTTCACGAGCACGCGGGTCGCCGTAGGCGCGCTCATATTGCCTGTCAGTTTCATGTTCCATCTTCCATTCTAAAAATACGGGCGGCGCCTTGAAAAAACGTTGAACCGTCCATCGCTTTGAAATCTTTATCTTGGTTTATCGCCTCAAACAAGGCATCATCGACTTCGACTTGAATTGTTTTTATAGATCATTCTCGCTCTTTTAGTTATTTCGCCCCGCCGGCGCGGCGCAACTTTTTCAGTTCTGCTTCCAGCTGCGCGGCGCGTTCTTCTGCGGCGCGCAATTGCGCTTTCGACTCAGGCGCTTCCACGGCCAGCGCTTCACGCTCTACCAAAGCCTGCTCCGGCTCGATCAGCCAATCCCTGGCAGCCGGATTATAAAAGCGCAGAACGAAAGGTTTGCGAGGATCATTCGTGGGCAGCGCCCACAAGTCCAGCTTCAATCTCTGGCTCTCCAGCCGCCACCCCTCCGGCGTTTCCAGTTCTTCACCATTGAAAGCCGGCCGCGCCAAGGCTTCCACCGTGCGCGACGCATACTCCTCGCCAACAAGTTGATAACCTCGCAACGGCGGACTTATTGAGTTTTGCATAAGTAATAGGAAATTGACAGTTTTTTGATTATATTAAGAGGCATGAGACCTTATGGAGCTGCCAAGCAATTAGAGAAGCGTCGTCGAAAGGCGATAGCGCTTCTAAGAGCTGGCGAAAAGCCGGCCACTGTTGCCCGCCGAGTGAATTCGTCATTAAGTTCGGTTTACTTGTGGTGGCAACAATTTCGCAAGAATGGAGATGATGGTTTAAACCCTAAACCGACTCCTGGCCGTACACCCAAATTGTCCAACGCTCAACAACAGAAGTTGATTCGACATCTCTTGAATGGAGCCAAAGCCGCAGGCTACGCGACAGAACTCTGGACGCTGGAACGTATCTCGCAACTCATTGAGAAAAAATTTGGTGTACGATATCATCCAAGCCATGTTTGGAAGCTGCTCGGAAAGCTAGAC of bacterium contains these proteins:
- a CDS encoding IS630 family transposase, giving the protein MRPYGAAKQLEKRRRKAIALLRAGEKPATVARRVNSSLSSVYLWWQQFRKNGDDGLNPKPTPGRTPKLSNAQQQKLIRHLLNGAKAAGYATELWTLERISQLIEKKFGVRYHPSHVWKLLGKLDWSSQKPERRAIQQDEDEIKIWMRYKWPHIKKKPKS